In Hyla sarda isolate aHylSar1 chromosome 9, aHylSar1.hap1, whole genome shotgun sequence, the following proteins share a genomic window:
- the FBXW5 gene encoding F-box/WD repeat-containing protein 5, with product MEDAGPSLLPDSLLYQIFLSLGPVDLLAAGLVCRRWYQVSRDDFLWKELFYRHYQVQRHIHRYPGSDSWYEEFQRLTDSVPCVAVERLREHTDQVLHISFSHSGDFCASCSKDCTVKIWSTRHPISLQHSANMRPHHWNYTQFSQFNSDDTLLLVSGVFVGPHNSCAGEIAVFSLDGFNLLSRVRNKPYDVFGCWLNNTHLISGNLHRMGQVTSCSVLWLNKAFQDVESENLNVVKRLFKIQNLNASTIRMVMVADSPDVLVEAGNKVEEVKQASPQTEEEEKDSTEEEDERERDIVGEDAQIAAALQFFMNDHIQEQQEAPQQPTLSEEQFETKVAQWYAKYRTKQPDGPHDAGEGSKKYLIFTTGSLTYSPHQIGIKQLLPHQMTTEGPVLGEERGPNEFFDSLDHVINIHGHIIGMGLSPDHRYLYVNSRSWPKDCVVSDPMYPPPIAEEIELRVFDLKTLREVKDPLRAHRAYTPNNECFFIFLDVSQDFVASGAEDRCGYIWDRHYNTCLATLPHDDVVNSVAFCPVDQELLLTASDDCSIKVWRSRRSLRCSQDLARSSPWSAAYDT from the exons ATGGAGGACGCTGGGCCCTCCCTGCTCCCCGACAGCCTCCTCTACCAGATCTTCCTCAGCCTGGGCCCTGTAGATTTGCTGGCGGCGGGGCTGGTGTGTCGGCGCTGGTACCAGGTGTCCAGGGatgacttcctgtggaaggaGCTGTTCTACCGCCATTACCAGGTGCAGCGGCACATTCATCGCTACCCAG GTTCTGACTCGTGGTACGAGGAGTTCCAGCGCCTTACTGACAGCGTTCCGTGTGTGGCGGTGGAGCGGCTCCGGGAGCACACAGACCAGGTCCTGCACATCAGCTTCTCACACTCCGGAGATTTCTGCGCCTCCTGCTCCAAGGACTGCACGGTGAAG ATATGGAGCACCAGACACCCCATATCCCTCCAGCACAGCGCCAACATGAGGCCGCACCACTGGAACTACACCCAGTTCTCCCAGTTTAACTCTGATGACACGCTCCTCCTGGTGTCCGGGGTCTTCGTAGGACCCCACAACTCCTGTGCAGGAGAAATCGCCGTCTTCAGTCTTG ATGGGTTTAACCTTCTGTCCCGCGTGAGGAATAAACCCTACGATGTGTTTGGCTGCTGGCTGAATAACACGCACCTCATCTCGGGGAACCTGCACCGTATGGGCCAAGTCACCTCCTGCTCCGTGCTCTGGTTAAACAAGGCCTTTCAG GATGTGGAGTCCGAGAACCTCAATGTAGTGAAGAGACTCTTCAAAATTCAGAATCTGAACGCCAGCACTATCCGTATGGTGATGGTGGCCGACTCCCCGGATGTACTGGTGGAGGCTGGAAATAAAGTGGAAGAGGTCAAACAAGCATCACCACAaacggaggaggaagaaaaggacaGCACTGAGGAGGAGGACGAGAGGGAGAGGGACATTGTTGGGGAGGACGCTCAGATAGCAGCCGCCCTTCAATTCTTCATGAACGACCACATCCAAGAACAGCAGGAGGCGCCGCAGCAGCCTACACTCTCTGAGGAGCAGTTTGAGACTAAGGTGGCCCAGTGGTACGCGAAATACCGGACAAAACAACCGGATGGTCCTCACGACGCTGGGGAGGGGAGCAAGAAGTATCTGATCTTCACCACCGGCTCCCTGACGTACTCCCCCCATCAGATAG GAATTAAGCAGCTTCTTCCCCATCAGATGACCacagaggggccggtgctgggCGAGGAGCGGGGCCCCAACGAGTTCTTCGACTCCCTCGACCATGTGATTAACATTCATGGTCACATTATAGGCATGGGCCTGTCTCCGGATCACAG GTATCTCTATGTAAATAGCCGCTCCTGGCCTAAAGACTGCGTGGTTTCCGATCCCATGTACCCGCCGCCCATCGCCGAGGAAATAGAGCTTCGAGTCTTTGACCTAAAGACCCTGCGGGAGGTGAAGGACCCTCTGCGAGCCCACCGGGCGTACACCCCAAATAATGAGTGCTTCTTCATCTTCCTGGATGTCAGCCAAGACTTTGTGGCCAG cgGGGCGGAGGATCGCTGCGGCTACATCTGGGACCGTCACTACAACACCTGCCTGGCCACCCTGCCCCACGACGACGTGGTGAACTCCGTGGCTTTCTGTCCTGTTGATCAGGAGCTTCTGCTGACCGCCAGCGACGACTGTAGCATCAAGGTGTGGCGCTCCAGACGCTCGCTGCGCTGCTCCCAGGACTTGGCGCGGTCATCCCCGTGGTCTGCAGCCTATGACACCTAA